GAGCGAAGGCTAGCCAGTGAAATGAGCAGGCGCAAGCCCGTGGGATTGTCTAGGAAACTTCCCGCAAATTAAAGGGATAAGGATTGCTGGCGATGAGCTTTTTTGTGGCGAGCGGGCTTGCCCGCGTTGGGCTGCGAAGCGGCCCTAAACCGGTGATCGCGATTTGCCTGGATTAATGGGGTGGCTTTACTGGGGCTGCTTTGCAGCCCAACGCGGGCAAGCCCGCTCGCCACAACAAGCCCGCTCGCCACAACAAGCCTGCGAGACACAAAAGTCCATCGGTTACTTAGGGTATAGAGGCGGCAAGCTGGTGGTATCCGTCGCCGGGTCTTGCTCGCGCTCGGCCACTGGAATGGCCTTGACTGCACGCCACAGGTCTTCGCCCAGCCAGTACTGGCCGCTCTCGCTGTACAGCGCACCGTTCAGCCCGTCCAGGGCGTCGGACAACGGCACAAACCGTGCGGCCATGTCGGCCAGGGTTTCCGGTTGCTGGCGCGCCCACGCATCCAGTGCCTGGCGGGTGGCCTGGGGGTCGTTGGCCTGGGTGGCGCGCTTGAGGTCGTCGAGCAGGCTGCGCGGGCTCGGGCCGGTTTGCGCGGCGCGCAGCACCGCCGGTTGCCAGCGCGCACGCCACCACAGGCCGAAGCCAAGCAGGGTGGTGCAGGCCAGCATCAAGGTGCTGAGCTGCCATAGCCACAGGCGGCTGTCGTCGGGGGCGGTGATGATGGTGGGGGTGGCCGGGGTGTCCACCACCAGGCTCGGGTTGTTCGCCACTTGCAGGGTGCGGGCCGGCAGGCTGGTGCGCTCCAGGTGGTCTTCGTGGGTGTTCCACCACAGCACTTCCACGGCGGGCAGTTCCAGCGCGCCGATGCGGGTGGGCACCAGCGCTTCGCGGTCTTCGCGGCTGCCGATCAGGCCGCGATCATTGCTCTGGTTGCCGAGCACCGGCTGGTCCGGATAACGGCGCAGGCCATTGATGTCGGTGCTGGGCAGGGCCGGCAGTTGCGCGCTGGACAAGCCCTCGGCCTTGATCGTCAGGCTGCGGGTCAGCGAGTCACCGACCTGCACGTGGTCGGGCACCGGGTTCCAGTTTTCGCTCAGGGTCAGGCTGCGCGCCGGTAGCCAGGGGGCGTCGGCGGGGTACAGCTCCGGCTTGGGCTTGACCGTGAGTTGCAAGGGCGCGGAGCTGACGTGAATCAGCTTGCCCGGCTTGGTGCCTTGCAGCGTGTTCTCTTGTGGCGGGCGCGACTCCACCAGCGTGGCGCTGAAGGTTTGCGTGGGAATGTCCAGGCTGCCGCTGTGCTGCGGGTAGATCGCGTAGCGGGTTTCGATCACGCCGTGGCGGATGCTGTTGATGACTTTTTCATAGGTGCGCGACTCGCCCAACTGCTCCACGCGCGCATCCGGGATCTGCAAGGGCGTGAGGCTGCTGTCGTCATACAGCGACACCGAGTGGTACACGCGCACCGTCAGCAACGCCTGAGCCTGCACATACACGGTGCTCTGATCGAGGTTGGCTTCGACAAACACCGGGGCCAGTTCCGCGCTGGTGTTCTGGCTGGCGGTTTCCACCACTTGCAGGCTGATTGGCTGGGTCTTGTAGTCGCCCACTTGCAGCGGCGGGATGACCACAGTGCCGTTCTGCCGGGGCAACAAGGTGATGATCCAGCGCGTGGTGGCATGGTTATCGCCGCCCAGGGTGGTGAGCTGGTTGAGCTGGCGCGTGCCGCTGACTTCGAACTGCGCGTCCAGCGGCGACAGGTCGGGCTTGCCGAACTGGGTGACGTCGCTGGATTCCACCGTCAGCTCTACCGTTTCGCCGGAATTGAGGCGGCTGCGGTCGACACTGGCGGTCAGGGTCGCCGCCTGGGCGTGGCCTGCCGACAACGCGAGCAAAAGCAGTAGGGTGGTGCGGCGGCTCATCGAGTCTTGTCCTGATGTTGTTGCTGTTCGTACCAGAATTTGCGTCGCAGCAGTTCGCCGGGGTTGTCCGGGATCTCCCGCAGCCATTGTTCCAGGGCCTGGCGGTGTTCACCGTCGAGGCTGGCGTCGGTGGGGCGCAGCGGCGGGGTGGTGGTTTGCTCATCCCCAAGCTCGCTGCCCGGTACTTCATTGCCGCCGCTTTGCGGTGTGCTGCCGGGTTTGGTCTCGCCGGTACCGGCTTCGCTCTGGCCCTGGGATGACTGTTCACCGCCCGCTGCATTTTGCCCGCTGGCGCCCGGTTGCGCAGTTTGGCCGGGTTGGGTGGTTTCGTCATCCTCGTTTTTTGCCGGTTTTTCGGGCTCGGGCTGCGCCTGTTGCTGCAATAAGGTTTCCACCAGGGCTTTGTTTTTCAGGGCCGGCTGCAAGTCGGGCTGGGCTTCCAGGGCTTGTTCGTAGGCGTCGATTGCGGCTTCCAATTCGCCGGATTTAGCCAGGGCGTTTCCGCGATTGTAGTGGGAATAGGCGTCATTGCCCTCGGCAAAACGCTTGATGGCGTCGGCGTAGTTGCCCGCTTCATACAGCGCCACGCCTTGCCATTGCGGGTCTTCGAAGTGTTCGGCGGCCTCGGCCGGGCGTTTTTTCTTGAGCAGGTATTGGCCCTGCTGGTCGGGGCGCAGCCACAGGTCTTGCAGGCCGAAGGCGTAGCTGGGCTGCGGCGCAGCCATCAACAACAGGGGAAGGCAAAACAGCCAGCCACGGCGCGCGGCGCAGGCGGCCAGCAACAACAGCGGCAGAAGCAGCCAGTAACCCTGATCGGCCCAGGTATCGAGGTGCAGCAGTTGGCCGTCATTGCGCAGGGCTTGCGGGGTGTCCAACACGCCGAGTTGGCGCAGGTCTTTGTCGTCGAGGCGCGCAGCCCGGTAACGGCCACCCATTTCGCTGGCGAAAGCTTTGAGCGTCGGGCTGTCGAGGCGCGGCACCAGGATCGCGCCTTGTTCATCCTTGAGGAATTCGCCGCTCTCCTGGGTTACCGGGGTGCCCTCGCGGCTGCCGATGCCGAGGATCGACAGACTCGGCGCCTGCGCACTTTGCAGCACCAGGCGAATGCCTTGGCGTTCCTGCTTGGACAGCGAGGAGCCGATCAGCAGCAGGCGGCCCTGGCCCAGGCCACCGTGCTTGAGCAAGCCCAGGGCTTTTTCCACCGCGAGGTCGGCGCGGTGGCCGGGCTCGGGCATCAGCGAGGGACGCAGGGCTTCGAGCAGGTTGCGGCTGGTGGCCAGGTCGTCCGACAGCGGCACCAAGGTGTGGGCGCTGCCCGCGTACACGATGATGGCGGTTTGCGCATCGGTGCGCGCCTGCAACAGGTCATACAGCTTGCGCCGCGCTTGCTCCAAGCGGTTGGGCGGGCTGTCGGTGGCGAGCATTTCCGGGGTCAGCTCCAGCAACACCACCAGCGGGTCGGAGGGCTTCTGGCTGGACTGCTCGACTCTTTGCCAGCTGGGGCCGAGCAGCGCGAGTACGGCCAACAGCCAGGCAATACCGAGCACCACCCACGGCGCTTTGCTTTCGCGGCCGTTGCCGCCACTGAGCAGCACCGCGTGAAAGGCCGGCGGCAGGATCACCTGCCAGCGCCCGGCGCGCTTTTGCCGATGCCACAGCTGCCACAGCAACCAGCCGAGCAACGGCAGCAGCAACAGCCACCCGGGGCGGAACCAGTGCGGCCACAGGTCGATCATCGACGCCTCCGCAAACGCAGGCGTTTGAGGCGCTGGCGCCATTGCGGGTGTTGTTGCAGGAAAATCCCCTTGCTGGTCAGTTTGTTGAACAGCCGTTGCAACGCGTTGTTCGGCCAGCGTTCCTGGATCACCAGCAACATGCTCAACACCAGCGCCAACGCCAGCGGCGCGCTGTACAGCGCCTGGGCCGGGCGGGCCTGGGTCGGTTGTTGTTCCACCGGTTCAAGCTGGTCGAGGGTTTGCTTGATCGCTTGCAGCTCGTTGCCATCGCGGGCGCGAAAGTATTGCCCGCCGGTGGCCTCGGCAATCGCCTTGAGGGCAGGTTCGTCCAGATCCAAACTCGGGTTAACCCCCAGGATGCCCAGCGAGCCGGTTTGCTCGGGGTCGGCGCCGATGCCGATCGGGTAGATTTTCACGCCTTCTTCGGCGGCCAGGCGTGCGGCGGTCAGCGGGTCGATCTGCCCGGCGTTGTTGGCGCCGTCGGTAACCAGGATCAGCACGCGGCTTTGCGCCGGGCGCTGGCGCAGGCGCTTCAAAGCTAGGCCGATGGCGTCGCCGATGGCGGTGTTTTTGCCGGCGATGCCGATGCGCGCTTCATCGAGCCAGGTGCGCACGGTGCGCCGGTCGAAGGTCAGCGGCGCTTGCAGGTACGCCTGGCTGCCGAACAGGATCAGGCCCACGCGGTCACCTTCGCGGCCTTCGAGGAAGTCACCGAGCAAATGCTGTACCAGGTTCAAGCGGCTGACGTCCTCGTCCTGCCAGTGCATATCGGGAAAGTCCATGGAGCCGGACACGTCCACCGCCACCAGCAGGTCGCGGCCACTGGCGGCAATCGGCAGTGGTTCACCAAGCCATTCCGGGCGGGCGGCGGCGGTCAACAGCAGCAGCCACAACACCACGAACGGCGCTTGCTGGCGCCAGCCCGGCAGGTTCACCCGGGCGCGGCGGCGGGCCAGGCCCTCGAGGTCGCTGAGGTAGCTGACCTTGAGCGCAGGCTCGCCGCTGTCGGCCACCGGCAAAATAAGCCGCATCAACCAGGGCAATGGCAACAGGGCGAAGATCCACGGCCAGGCGAACTCAAACATGTTTGCGAATCCAGGTGTCGACGGCTTGGGTCAGCCCGGCGATGGCTTTGTCGTCGAGTTTGCATTCGGGCTTGTAGGCGCCTTCCACCAGCACCATCCAGCGCGTGAGGCCGGCGGCGGGGCAGCGGTTGTCGAGGAAGGCCAGCCATTTGCGCCCGTTGAGGGTGTGGCTCTGGCTGTAGGGGTAGTCGTTGCGGCACAGGCGCTTGAGCAGGCCGTTGAGTTGTTGCAGCCAGGCGCCAGCGGGTGCGCCGTCGTAGGGTTTGGGCATCAAGGCCAGCTCGGCCAGAGCGGCGATGCGCAACGGGTCCAGCGGTTGTTCGGCGCGGGCCAATGGTCGGCGCGCGGGCAAAAAGCGCCGCAGGGACCACAGCCCCCAGCCCAGCAACGGAATCACCAGCAACAACAGCCACCAACCCGGTGCAGGTGGCCAGAAGCCAATGGCCGGTGGGGCGATCAGCGGTTGCAGTTGGTCGAGGCTGCTCATTGCTTTTTAACCGGGCGTTGCGGGTTGAGGTATTCGCGCAGTTGCTCGACCATTTCGCTTTGGGTGCTCAAGGGCATCAGCAGGATGCGCAGTTTTTGTGCGAGCAGTTCCCAGCGGGCAATGCGGGCTTCGGCCTGGGCCTTGTAGGCTTGGCGCAGGTCGAAGTTCAGCGTGTCCAGTTCCAGCTGCGCGCCGCGTTCGGCAAAACGCAGTAGCCCGGCGGCGGGCAGGGCGTGGTCCAGTGGGTCGGAGATCGGAAACAGCAGCACATCGCAATGGCGCGACAGCAGGCTCAGCTGTTGCTCGGCGCCTTCGGTGAGGGCGCGCTCATCGCAAATCACGATCACCAGGCTGCCGGGGCGCAGCACTTCACGGCCGCGACGCAGGGCCATGCCAAGGGCGTCGGCTTCGGGGCGGCTTTCGGTATTGAGGCTCTGGTTGACCCGTACCAGGCGGTTGAGCAACTGCAACAGACTTTGCTTGCTGCGCCGGGGTTTGATTTCGTAGTGCTCGTTATCGCCGAACACCAGCCCGCCGACGCGATCGTTATGGCCCAACGCCGCCCAGCCGATCAGGCTGGCGGCTTGGGCGGCGAGCACCGACTTGAACATCTGGCCGGAGCCGAAAAACAGCCGGCAGCTTTGCTCCACCATGATAAAAATCGGCCGTTCGCGCTCTTCGTGGAACAGCTTGGTGTGCGGCTCCTGGGTGCGCGCCGTGACGCGCCAGTCGATGGTGCGCACGTCGTCCCCGGCCTGGTACACGCGCACCTGGTCGAAGTCGACGCCGCGCCCGCGCAGCTTGGAGTGGTGCAGGCCGATCAGCGGGCTGCGCTGGCTCGGCGTGGAAAACAGCTGCACTTCGCGCACGCGGTGGCGCATCTCAATCAGTTCGCTGAGCGTGACGCGGATCCCATCGCTGGCATTCATGGGTTTCAAGCGACGGCAACGACGTCGAGAATGCGTTGCACCACGCGGTCCTGGTCAATGCCGGCCGCTTCGGCCTCAAACGACAGAATGATGCGATGGCGCAGCACGTCAAACAGCACGGCCTGGATGTCTTCCGGGCTCACGAAGTCGCGACCGGCCAGCCAGGCGTGGGCGCGGGCGCAGCGGTCGAGGGCGATGGAGCCACGCGGGCTGGCGCCGTAGGCGATCCACTCGGCCATTTCCGGGTCGAACTTGGCCGGGGTGCGCGTGGCCATCACCAATTGCACCAGGTATTCCTCCACCGCGTCGGCCATGTACAGGCCGAGGATCTCCTTACGCGCAGCAAAAATTGCCTGCTGGCTGACGCGGCGCTCAGGCTTGGTTTCACCGTTGAGCGCTTCGCCACGCGCCTGTTGCAGGATGCGTCGTTCGACGGCAGCGTCCGGGAAGCCGATTTTCACGTGCATCAGGAAGCGGTCGAGCTGGGCTTCGGGCAGCGGGTAGGTGCCTTCCTGCTCGATGGGGTTTTGCGTGGCCATTACCAGAAACAGCGGCGACAGGTCGTAGGTGCTGCGCCCGACGCTGACCTGGCGCTCGGCCATGGCCTCCAGCAGCGCGGACTGGACCTTGGCCGGGGCACGGTTGATTTCGTCTGCCAGCACCAAGTTGTGGAAGATCGGCCCTTGCTGGAACACGAAGCTGCCGGTTTCCGGGCGATAGATCTCGGTGCCAGTGATGTCGGCGGGCAACAGGTCGGGGGTGAACTGGATACGATGGAACTGCGCTTCGATGCCCTCGGCCAGCTCTTTGATGGCCTTGGTCTTGGCCAGGCCCGGCGCGCCTTCCACCAGCATATGGCCGTCGGCAAGCAAGGCGATCAGCAGGCGATCGATGAGTTTTTCCTGGCCGAGAATCTGCGTAGAAAGAAAGGTTCGCAGCGCAAGCAGCGCTTCACGATGTTCCATCGATGACGGTTCCTGGAGAGATGAGCCCGGGCGTCAAGAAAAAAACGCCGGGCCTGGGGCGCTTACTTTAATGCATCGCGGGGTGTGGCGACTAACGGCGCGCGGGGTATTTTTAGCAAAACTTGTAGGAATTTTGTGCGGATTGCGCAAATTGCTTCCTGTGGCGAGCGCACTTGGTGGCGAGCGGCCCTAGTGGCGAGCGGGCTTGCCCGCGTTGGGTTGCGAAGCAGCCCTGATACGAACAACCGAGTTTTACCTGAAAAAACGCGGTGGCCTTTGGGGCCGCTTCGCAGCCCAACGCGGGCAAGCCCGCTCGCCACGAGGGAGGCCCGAGTGCCACAGGGGCCCCGAGCGCCAAAAAGCGGAGTTCGGCCGTTAGGTGCGGGTAAAAGTACCGGTGCCTTTGAGGATGTTCTGCAGGGTTTCTTCCAGCTCAGCCAGGTCCGGCGCGGCGGTGGCGTGGGTGATCTGCAACTGGTCCTTGCCGCCCAGCGCATCGGCATCGCCGGCCGCCAGTTCAATCAGCAGGGTGGTGTCGCTCAAGGTGACCTTGAGCCCGTCCAGGGTCGACGGCTCGTAGTCCCAGGTCAGCTCCACCTCATCTTCATCCGGGTAACGGCTGAGCATGAACATCTCGCCGTTTTTGCCGTGGCAGCAGAGCATGGCCATGTTGTCTTCTTCTTCGTCGCACGGGGTGGCCATCAGTGCGTCGGTTTTAAGTTGCAGCATGGGAAATCCTGTCTGGAGTAGGGCGCAGCAGGGCAATTGTGCCATTGCGGCGAATTTTGTGCTGCATTCTGTGTCAGACCCAATGCATGACCTGACGGGCCGAATCGGTCATTTCTGGTACTCGTGGGCCTGAGAATAGCCGGTTTTTCTGCCGGAAAATCCGGGTTGCGCCCATCGCAACCCCGCGCCTGCTTACCGATGACCGAATATGTCGCAGCGTCGCAAGCAGCTGTCTTCCTACACTCGTTAAGCTGCGCAACGGATGTGCACCGGCCTGGCGTCTGACCTGCCCGTCGTACCGTCACCCGGCGTGGTGTGCATCTTATGGAAGTTGTATGTGACCTCATTGTCTTGTCCAGCTTCACCCACCTGTCACCCTGATTCGTTTATGGTGCTTATTGTCACTACCTGCGAACAGAGCTGACGGTCTCCCCGCAAGGGGATAACACGCGACGCTTCCATCAATAACAAGCCCAAGCGGAGTACCACAGATGGCGTTCTTCACCGCAGCCAGCAAGGCCGACTTCCAGCATCAACTGCAAGCGGCACTGGCGCAGCACATCAGTGAACAGGCACTGCCACAAGTGGCGCTGTTCGCTGAGCAATTCTTCGGCATTATTTCCCTGGACGAACTGACCCAGCGTCGCCTTTCCGACCTGGCCGGTTGCACCTTGTCTGCCTGGCGCCTGCTTGAGCGCTTTGATCACACCCAACCGCAAGTGCGGGTCTACAACCCCGATTACGAACGTCATGGCTGGCAGTCGACCCACACTGCGGTCGAAGTCCTGCACCATGACCTGCCATTTCTGGTGGACTCGGTACGTACCGAGCTGAACCGCCGTGGCTACAGCATTCACACCCTGCAAACCACCGTGCTCAGCGTGCGTCGCGGCCCAAAAGGCGAGTTGCTGGAAATCCTGGCCAAAGGCACCCAGGGCGAAGGCATCCAGCAAGAATCGCTGATGTACCTGGAAATCGACCGCTGCGCCAATGCCGCCGAACTCAACGTGCTGAGCAAAGAGCTTGAGCAGGTACTGGGCGAAGTGCGCGTGGCCGTGGCCGATTTCGAGCCGATGAAAGCCAAGGTCCAGGACCTGCTGGCCGGTATCGACGCCAGCCCGTTCAGCATCGACGGCGAAGAAAAAGCCGAGATCAAGAACTTCCTGGAATGGCTGGTGGGCAACCACTTCACGTTCCTCGGCTACGAAGAGTTCGTGGTACGTGACGAGGCGGACGGCGGGCATATCGAATATGACACCAGCTCCTTCCTCGGCCTGACCAAACTGCTGCGTGCCGGCCTCACCGCTGAAGACCTGCGCATCGAAGACTACGCCGTGGCCTACCTGCGCGAGCCGACCGTGCTGTCGTTCGCCAAGGCTGCGCACCCAAGCCGCGTGCACCGCCCGGCGTATCCGGACTATGTGTCGATCCGTGAGATCAGCGCCGACGGCAAGGTCATCAAGGAACACCGTTTCATGGGCCTGTACACCTCCTCGGTGTATGGCGAAAGCGTGCGGGTGATCCCGTATATCCGTCGCAAGGTGGCGGAAATCGAACGCCGCTCGGGCTTCCAGCCCAAGGCGCATTTGGGCAAAGAGCTGGCTCAAGTGGTGGAAGTGCTGCCACGTGACGATCTGTTTCAGACCCCGGTCGACGAGCTGTTCAGCACCGTGATGTCGATTGTGCAGATCCAGGAACGCAACAAGATCCGCGTGTTCCTGCGCAAAGACCCGTACGGTCGTTTTTGCTACTGCCTGGCCTATGTGCCGCGTGACATCTATTCCACCGAAGTGCGCCAGAAGATCCAGCAAGTGCTGATGGATCGCCTGAAAGCCTCGGACTGCGAGTTCTGGACCTTCTTCTCTGAGTCCGTGCTGGCGCGTGTGCAGCTGATTCTGCGGGTAGACCCCAAGAACCGCCTGGACATCGACCCGCTGCAACTCGAAAAAGAAGTGGTGCAGGCGTGCCGCAGTTGGCAGGACGACTACTCAAGCCTGGTGGTCGAAAGCTTCGGCGAAGCCCACGGCACCAATGTGCTGGCCGACTTCCCGAAAGGCTTCCCGGCCGGTTACCGCGAGCGTTTCGCCGCGCATTCGGCCGTGGTCGACATGCAGCACCTGCTCAGCCTGACCGAAGCCAACCCGCTGGTGATGAGCTTCTACCAGCCGCTGGGCCAGGTTTCCGGCCAACGCGAGCTGCATTGCAAGCTGTACCACGCCGATACCCCGCTGGCGCTGTCCGACGTACTGCCGATCCTGGAAAACCTCGGCCTGCGCGTGCTGGGCGAATTCCCGTACCGCCTGCGTCACGCCAATGGCCGTGAGTTCTGGATCCATGATTTTGCGTTTATCGCCGCCGAAGGCGTGAACCTGGATATCCAGCAGCTCAACGACACCCTGCAAGACGCGTTCGTGCACATCGTGCACGGCGACGCCGAAAATGATGCGTTCAACCGCCTGGTACTCACCGCCGGCCTGCCATGGCGCGACGTGGCGCTGCTGCGTGCTTACGCCCGCTACCTGAAGCAGATCCGCCTGGGCTTCGACCTGGGTTATATCGCCAGCACCCTGAACAACCACACCGACATCGCCCGCGAGTTGACCCGGTTGTTCAAGACCCGCTTCTACCTGGCGCGCAAGCTCACCGCCGATGACCTGGAAGACAAGCAGCAACGCCTGGAACAAGCGATTCTGACCGCTCTGGACGATGTTCAGGTGCTCAATGAAGACCGCATCCTGCGTCGCTACCTGGACCTGATCAAGGCCACCTTGCGTACCAACTTCTACCAGACCGACGCCAACGGCCAGAACAAGTCGTACTTCAGCTTCAAGTTCAATCCGCATGCGATCCCTGAGCTGCCTAAGCCGGTGCCGAAGTTCGAAATCTTCGTCTACTCGCCGCGTGTCGAAGGCGTGCACCTGCGCTTTGGCAACGTGGCACGCGGTGGCCTGCGCTGGTCCGACCGTGAAGAAGACTTCCGTACCGAAGTGCTCGGCCTGGTAAAAGCCCAGCAAGTGAAGAACTCGGTGATCGTGCCGGTGGGCGCCAAGGGCGGCTTCCTGCCGCGTCGCCTGCCATTGGGCGGCACCCGGGACGAGATCGCGGCCGAGGGCATCGCCTGCTACCGCATCTTCATTTCCGGCCTGTTGGACATCACCGACAACCTGAAAGACGGCGCCCTGGTGCCACCGGCCAACGTCGTGCGCCATGACGACGATGACCCCTACCTGGTAGTGGCGGCGGACAAGGGCACTGCGACCTTCTCCGACATCGCCAACGGCATTGCCATCGACTACGGCTTCTGGCTGGGCGATGCGTTTGCCTCCGGTGGTTCCGCCGGTTACGACCACAAGAAAATGGGCATCACCGCCAAGGGCGCGTGGGTCGGTGTGCAGCGCCACTTCCGTGAGCGCGGCATCAATGTGCAGGAAGACAGCATCACCGTGGTCGGTGTCGGCGATATGGCCGGTGACGTGTTCGGTAACGGCTTGCTGATGTCCGACAAGCTGCAACTGGTCGCGGCCTTCAACCACCTGCACATCTTTATCGACCCTAACCCGACCCCGGCCAACAGCTTCGCTGAACGTCAGCGCCTGTTCGACCTGCCGCGCTCGGCCTGGACCGACTACGACACCAGCATCATGTCCGAAGGCGGCGGTATCTTCTCGCGCAGCGCGAAGAGCATTGCGATCTCGCCACAGATGAAAGAACGCTTCGACATTTCAGCCGACAAGCTGACCCCGACCGAGCTGCTGAACGCCTTGCTCAAGGCACCGGTGGACCTGTTGTGGAACGGCGGCATCGGTACTTACGTCAAGGCCAGCACCGAAAGCCACGCCGATGTGGGCGACAAGGCCAACGACGCACTGCGCGTCAACGGCAATGAGCTGCGCTGCAAGGTAGTGGGCGAGGGCGGTAACCTCGGCATGACCCAGCTGGGTCGTGTGGAGTTCGGCCTCAATGGCGGCGGCTCCAACACCGACTTCATCGACAACGCCGGTGGCGTGGACTGCTCCGACCACGAAGTGAACATCAAGATCCTGCTCAACGAAGTGGTGCAGGCCGGTGACATGACCGACAAGCAGCGCAACCAGTTGCTGGCGAGCATGACCGACGAAGTCGGCAGCCTGGTGTTGGGCAACAACTACAAGCAGACCCAGGCCCTGTCCCTGGCTGCGCGCCGTGCCTACGAGCGTGCTGCCGAGTACAAGCGCCTGATGAGCGACCTGGAAGGCCGTGGCAAGCTGGACCGTGCCATCGAGTACCTGCCGACCGAGGAGCAGCTCACCGAGCGCGCTTCCACCGGCAAGGGCCTGACCCGTCCGGAGCTGTCGGTGTTGATCTCCTACAGCAAGATCGACCTCAAGGAAGCCTTGCTCAAGTCGCTGGTGCCGGATGACGACTACCTGACCCGTGACATGGAGACCGCGTTCCCACCGAGCCTGGTCGCCAAGTTCGGTGAAGCGATGCGTCGCCATCGCCTGAAGCGCGAGATCGTCAGCACCCAGATCGCCAACGACCTGGTCAACCACATGGGCATCACCTTCGTGCAGCGGCTCAAAGAGTCGACCGGCATGAGCCCGGCGAATGTGGCGGGCGCTTATGTGATCGTGCGCGACATCTTCCACCTCCCGCACTGGTTCCGTCAGATCGAAGCCCTGGACCACCAGGTTTCCGCCGACGTGCAACTGGAGCTGATGGATGAGCTGATGCGCCTGGGCCGCCGCGCTACGCGCTGGTTCCTGCGCAGCCGTCGCAACGAGCAGGACGCCGGGCGTGATACCGCGCACTTCGGTCCGCACCTGGCGGCGTTGGGCCTCAAACTCGACGAACTGCTGGAAGGTCCGACCCGCGAAGGCTGGCAGACCCGCTACCAGGCGTACACCGAAGCCGGTGTACCTGAGCTGTTGGCGCGCATGGTTGCAGGTACGACTCACCTGTACACCTTGCTGCCGATCATCGAAGCCGCCGACGTCACCGGGCATGATGCCGCCGAAGTGGCCAAGGCCTACTTCGCCGTCGGCAGCGCCCTGGACTTGCCGTGGTACCTGCAGCAGATCAGCGATCTGCCGGTGGGCAACAACTGGCAGGCCCAGGCCCGCGAAGCCTTCCGCGACGACGTGGACTGGCAGCAACGGGCGATCACCATTTCGGTACTGCAAATGGCCGACGCGCCACACGACATGGAAGCCCGCGTGGCCCTGTGGCTTGAGCAGCACCAGGACATGGCTGATCGCTGGCGCGCCATGATGGTGGAAATTCGTGCCGCAGTCGGCACGGACTACGCCATGTACGCGGTGGCCAACCGTGAGTTGCTGGACCTGGCGTTGAGTGGTCAGTCGGTGCTGCAACCGGCGTGATCCCTCGGTAAAACAAAAGCCCCCGTATCGTGAGATGCGGGGGCTTTTTGTTGGAATACTATTTATCCAGCAATGGGGGACAAATGTGGGAGCGGGCTTGCTCGCGAATGCGGTGTATCAGTCAATTATGTACTCCCTGAACCAGCGCATTCGCGAGCAAGCCCGCTCCCACACTGTTGGTCTCCATTTGCTTGGGATCAGTGATGCTTGAGTAACTTGCTTTCCAGGTGATCCAGGTGTTGGGTCATCAGGGCCACTGCGGCGGTTGAGTCGCGCTGTTCAATCGCATCCACAATCGCCACATGCTCCTGCCACGCGCAATACGTGCAGGCTTGCGCTTCATATTGGGCAATGATCAGCGAGGTCAACGGCACCAGGCTATTGAGGAACTGCGCCAATGGCGCGTTACCCGCGATCGCCGCCAGTTGCAGATGAAACTCCCCGGAAAGCCGAATCGCCGGCCCACGGTGGTCGCGCTCGATGCACTCACGTTCCCGGGCAATCAGCTCGCGCAACTGGCGTACTTGCGCGGCGGTGGCCTGGGCGCAGGCCAGCTGCACCACGGTGACTTCGGTCATGCGCCGCGCTTCG
The genomic region above belongs to Pseudomonas poae and contains:
- a CDS encoding MoxR family ATPase, translating into MEHREALLALRTFLSTQILGQEKLIDRLLIALLADGHMLVEGAPGLAKTKAIKELAEGIEAQFHRIQFTPDLLPADITGTEIYRPETGSFVFQQGPIFHNLVLADEINRAPAKVQSALLEAMAERQVSVGRSTYDLSPLFLVMATQNPIEQEGTYPLPEAQLDRFLMHVKIGFPDAAVERRILQQARGEALNGETKPERRVSQQAIFAARKEILGLYMADAVEEYLVQLVMATRTPAKFDPEMAEWIAYGASPRGSIALDRCARAHAWLAGRDFVSPEDIQAVLFDVLRHRIILSFEAEAAGIDQDRVVQRILDVVAVA
- a CDS encoding NAD-glutamate dehydrogenase encodes the protein MAFFTAASKADFQHQLQAALAQHISEQALPQVALFAEQFFGIISLDELTQRRLSDLAGCTLSAWRLLERFDHTQPQVRVYNPDYERHGWQSTHTAVEVLHHDLPFLVDSVRTELNRRGYSIHTLQTTVLSVRRGPKGELLEILAKGTQGEGIQQESLMYLEIDRCANAAELNVLSKELEQVLGEVRVAVADFEPMKAKVQDLLAGIDASPFSIDGEEKAEIKNFLEWLVGNHFTFLGYEEFVVRDEADGGHIEYDTSSFLGLTKLLRAGLTAEDLRIEDYAVAYLREPTVLSFAKAAHPSRVHRPAYPDYVSIREISADGKVIKEHRFMGLYTSSVYGESVRVIPYIRRKVAEIERRSGFQPKAHLGKELAQVVEVLPRDDLFQTPVDELFSTVMSIVQIQERNKIRVFLRKDPYGRFCYCLAYVPRDIYSTEVRQKIQQVLMDRLKASDCEFWTFFSESVLARVQLILRVDPKNRLDIDPLQLEKEVVQACRSWQDDYSSLVVESFGEAHGTNVLADFPKGFPAGYRERFAAHSAVVDMQHLLSLTEANPLVMSFYQPLGQVSGQRELHCKLYHADTPLALSDVLPILENLGLRVLGEFPYRLRHANGREFWIHDFAFIAAEGVNLDIQQLNDTLQDAFVHIVHGDAENDAFNRLVLTAGLPWRDVALLRAYARYLKQIRLGFDLGYIASTLNNHTDIARELTRLFKTRFYLARKLTADDLEDKQQRLEQAILTALDDVQVLNEDRILRRYLDLIKATLRTNFYQTDANGQNKSYFSFKFNPHAIPELPKPVPKFEIFVYSPRVEGVHLRFGNVARGGLRWSDREEDFRTEVLGLVKAQQVKNSVIVPVGAKGGFLPRRLPLGGTRDEIAAEGIACYRIFISGLLDITDNLKDGALVPPANVVRHDDDDPYLVVAADKGTATFSDIANGIAIDYGFWLGDAFASGGSAGYDHKKMGITAKGAWVGVQRHFRERGINVQEDSITVVGVGDMAGDVFGNGLLMSDKLQLVAAFNHLHIFIDPNPTPANSFAERQRLFDLPRSAWTDYDTSIMSEGGGIFSRSAKSIAISPQMKERFDISADKLTPTELLNALLKAPVDLLWNGGIGTYVKASTESHADVGDKANDALRVNGNELRCKVVGEGGNLGMTQLGRVEFGLNGGGSNTDFIDNAGGVDCSDHEVNIKILLNEVVQAGDMTDKQRNQLLASMTDEVGSLVLGNNYKQTQALSLAARRAYERAAEYKRLMSDLEGRGKLDRAIEYLPTEEQLTERASTGKGLTRPELSVLISYSKIDLKEALLKSLVPDDDYLTRDMETAFPPSLVAKFGEAMRRHRLKREIVSTQIANDLVNHMGITFVQRLKESTGMSPANVAGAYVIVRDIFHLPHWFRQIEALDHQVSADVQLELMDELMRLGRRATRWFLRSRRNEQDAGRDTAHFGPHLAALGLKLDELLEGPTREGWQTRYQAYTEAGVPELLARMVAGTTHLYTLLPIIEAADVTGHDAAEVAKAYFAVGSALDLPWYLQQISDLPVGNNWQAQAREAFRDDVDWQQRAITISVLQMADAPHDMEARVALWLEQHQDMADRWRAMMVEIRAAVGTDYAMYAVANRELLDLALSGQSVLQPA
- a CDS encoding GntR family transcriptional regulator — protein: MNAHALQRESILPALRLVAGKKPSVDDIYPRLFDAILEQRIAPSSRFTEEGLGETFGVSRSVIRRVLAKLSHQQVVILRPNQRAQVAAPDAQQTRQILEARRMTEVTVVQLACAQATAAQVRQLRELIARERECIERDHRGPAIRLSGEFHLQLAAIAGNAPLAQFLNSLVPLTSLIIAQYEAQACTYCAWQEHVAIVDAIEQRDSTAAVALMTQHLDHLESKLLKHH